The Skermanella pratensis genome has a window encoding:
- a CDS encoding peptidylprolyl isomerase: MELGTAVTTVKGDPITVADVILHLKAKGTFRTAIYEIIERRVVEYKLEEHGVSLTDAEIEERVHGRKTMLALWDENAFASYLKHFGLTREQWLDTLAADMRRERLRDLVVTKDLVQNHYRQNSARFTSVSIARIACRTRADAERALAAVGARQADFVELARLYSVDDNTKLSGGYIGNLKRGMLPTEVDERAFACDENEIIGPFSENGLWTIYKVYSRTVTKLNDALTKQIKDHIFEEWLRHQVCVAPA, translated from the coding sequence ATGGAACTTGGCACTGCGGTAACCACCGTCAAAGGCGATCCGATCACGGTTGCCGACGTGATTCTTCACCTCAAGGCCAAGGGAACCTTCCGTACCGCGATCTATGAAATCATCGAGCGGCGGGTGGTCGAGTACAAGCTGGAGGAACATGGCGTCAGCCTGACCGACGCCGAGATCGAGGAGCGGGTCCATGGCCGCAAGACGATGCTGGCGCTGTGGGACGAGAACGCCTTCGCCTCCTATCTCAAGCATTTCGGCCTGACGCGGGAGCAGTGGCTGGATACCCTGGCGGCCGACATGCGGCGCGAGCGGCTGCGCGATCTTGTGGTGACCAAGGACCTGGTTCAGAACCACTACCGCCAGAACAGCGCCCGCTTCACGTCGGTCTCGATCGCGCGGATCGCCTGCCGCACCCGGGCCGACGCGGAGCGCGCCCTGGCGGCGGTCGGCGCCCGGCAGGCGGATTTCGTCGAGCTGGCGCGGCTCTACTCGGTCGACGACAACACGAAGCTGAGCGGCGGCTACATTGGCAACCTGAAGCGCGGCATGCTGCCGACCGAGGTGGACGAGCGCGCATTCGCCTGCGACGAGAACGAGATCATCGGCCCGTTCTCCGAAAACGGACTGTGGACCATCTACAAGGTCTATTCGCGGACCGTGACCAAGCTGAACGACGCCCTGACGAAGCAGATCAAGGACCACATCTTCGAGGAGTGGCTGCGCCATCAGGTCTGCGTCGCGCCGGCCTGA
- a CDS encoding S10 family peptidase, whose product MPSLPRRPFFAAALTAAWLLAGSPAPAQEMPPPPPEETEQATAPVPGPASTPAPARREMTLDLPGRRLDYTATAEMMPIVNGRGETTASIFVASYTALDADRATRPVTFLFNGGPGAASAFLHLGVVGPKVLVTNPDGTLTRPPARLQDNPESWLDFTDLVFVDPVGTGFSRATGKEDDAEKRFLGVQGDVSSMSEIVRLWLTRNARWASPIYLAGESYGGFRAVLMARQLQRDYGIALNGLVLVSPALEFSLLRGGDFDLLGWAMTLPSMAASAQALGRGDGTPLEEVERFALDGYLVGLASMREPGSEEAKAFHAHVARLTGLPAQVVERFRAKLPIQLFAKEMPQEPGRVVSLYDGTIRTPDPSPERQSVGSDPFLDALIAPYSAVFNDYVRTELGFETETPYRLLNRRVSGEWNWDLGRQGYVGATDELQEALAVNPDMHVLVTHGIADLVTPYLASRWLIDQLRLPPEVKENLAVKTYQGGHMMYMRPDERRLMNGDVGRFYENSGGNRR is encoded by the coding sequence TTGCCATCACTTCCCCGTCGGCCCTTTTTTGCCGCCGCCCTGACGGCCGCTTGGCTGCTGGCCGGCTCGCCGGCCCCTGCCCAGGAAATGCCGCCGCCCCCGCCCGAGGAAACGGAGCAGGCCACAGCTCCGGTCCCCGGCCCGGCATCGACCCCCGCTCCCGCCCGCAGGGAGATGACGCTCGACCTGCCCGGCCGCCGGCTCGACTATACCGCCACGGCGGAGATGATGCCGATCGTCAACGGCCGGGGCGAGACGACCGCCAGCATCTTCGTCGCCTCCTATACCGCGCTGGATGCGGACCGTGCCACCCGCCCGGTGACCTTCCTGTTCAACGGCGGCCCCGGCGCCGCCTCGGCCTTCCTGCATCTGGGCGTCGTCGGGCCCAAGGTGCTTGTGACCAATCCCGACGGCACCCTGACCCGCCCGCCGGCCCGCCTTCAGGACAACCCGGAAAGCTGGCTGGACTTCACCGACCTTGTGTTTGTCGATCCCGTCGGCACCGGCTTCTCCCGCGCCACCGGCAAGGAGGACGACGCCGAGAAGCGTTTCCTGGGCGTCCAGGGCGACGTCTCCAGCATGTCGGAGATCGTCAGGCTCTGGCTGACCCGCAATGCCCGCTGGGCGTCGCCCATATACCTGGCCGGCGAAAGCTACGGTGGCTTCCGGGCCGTCCTGATGGCCCGCCAGCTCCAGCGCGACTATGGGATCGCCCTGAACGGGCTGGTGCTGGTCTCCCCGGCGCTGGAGTTCTCGCTGCTGCGCGGCGGCGACTTCGACCTGCTCGGCTGGGCGATGACCCTGCCCTCCATGGCGGCCTCGGCCCAGGCGCTCGGCCGGGGCGACGGGACACCCCTGGAGGAGGTGGAACGCTTCGCGCTGGACGGCTATCTCGTCGGTCTCGCCTCGATGCGCGAACCCGGAAGCGAAGAGGCCAAGGCCTTCCACGCCCATGTCGCCCGCCTGACCGGCCTGCCGGCCCAGGTGGTGGAGCGGTTCCGCGCCAAGCTGCCGATCCAGCTCTTCGCCAAGGAGATGCCGCAGGAGCCGGGGCGGGTGGTCAGCCTCTACGACGGCACGATCCGGACGCCGGACCCCAGCCCGGAACGCCAGTCCGTCGGGTCCGACCCATTCCTGGATGCTCTGATCGCGCCCTACTCCGCCGTGTTCAACGACTATGTGCGAACCGAACTGGGATTCGAGACCGAAACCCCCTACCGCCTGCTGAACCGCCGCGTCTCGGGCGAGTGGAACTGGGACCTCGGCCGTCAGGGCTATGTCGGCGCGACCGATGAGCTTCAGGAGGCGCTGGCGGTCAATCCCGACATGCATGTGCTGGTGACCCACGGGATCGCCGACCTGGTCACGCCCTACCTGGCGTCGCGCTGGCTGATCGACCAGCTCCGCCTGCCGCCCGAGGTCAAGGAGAACCTTGCGGTCAAGACCTACCAGGGCGGCCACATGATGTATATGCGGCCCGACGAACGACGCCTGATGAACGGGGACGTGGGCCGCTTCTACGAGAACTCGGGCGGGAACCGGCGATGA
- a CDS encoding tyrosine phosphatase family protein, with the protein MTTDITTPLLPYRITICGLNELAGHARSGFTHVVSILDPERADPEDFTAYLPHRRVLWRFDDTLQVGPGMTVPCERDVRKILSLGEELVAEKADQLLIHCHAGVSRSTATAVILMAQNNPGREPEIFQELSRVRPRSWPNSLMVGIADDLLGRGGALVRELKGHHARVAASHPDLASLIRLHGRAHEVPEA; encoded by the coding sequence ATGACCACCGACATCACGACGCCCCTGCTTCCCTACCGCATCACCATCTGCGGCCTCAACGAATTGGCGGGCCACGCCCGGAGCGGCTTCACCCACGTGGTGTCGATACTGGACCCGGAGCGGGCCGACCCGGAGGACTTCACGGCCTATTTGCCGCACCGGCGCGTCCTCTGGCGTTTCGACGACACCCTCCAGGTCGGGCCGGGGATGACCGTTCCCTGCGAGCGGGACGTGCGCAAGATCCTGTCGCTGGGCGAGGAACTGGTGGCCGAGAAGGCCGACCAGCTCCTGATCCATTGCCACGCCGGAGTCTCCCGCTCGACCGCGACCGCCGTGATCCTGATGGCCCAGAACAACCCCGGCCGGGAGCCCGAGATCTTCCAGGAGCTCTCCCGCGTCCGTCCGCGAAGCTGGCCCAACAGCCTGATGGTCGGAATCGCCGACGACCTGCTCGGCCGGGGCGGCGCGCTGGTCCGGGAACTGAAGGGCCACCACGCCCGGGTGGCGGCATCCCACCCCGACCTGGCCTCTCTGATCCGCTTGCACGGCCGCGCCCACGAGGTGCCGGAGGCGTAG
- a CDS encoding ureidoglycolate lyase: MKLLRYGPPGAEKPGILDAEGRIRDLSGVIDDIGPATLDDASLDRLRAIDPATLPLVEGDPRIGPCVGNVSKFLCIGLNYADHAAESNLPVPPEPVMFMKAPSAICGPNDTVIIPKNSTKPDWEVELGIVIGKKAQYVEEADALDYVAGYCVVNDVSERAFQIERSGQWVKGKSADTFGPIGPWMVTRDEVPDPQKLKLWLEIDGKRFQDGTTETMVYGVRHLVHYCSQFMTLLPGDIISTGTPPGVGMGQKPQVWLKPGNTMRLGVEGLGEQVQKVEAYSGK, translated from the coding sequence ATGAAGCTGTTGCGCTATGGCCCGCCCGGAGCGGAGAAGCCCGGTATCCTGGACGCCGAAGGGCGCATCCGCGACCTGTCCGGCGTGATCGACGACATCGGGCCGGCGACGCTGGACGATGCCTCGCTCGATCGCCTGCGCGCGATCGACCCGGCGACGCTGCCGCTGGTGGAGGGCGATCCCCGCATCGGCCCGTGCGTCGGCAACGTGTCGAAGTTCCTGTGCATCGGCCTGAACTATGCCGACCACGCCGCGGAATCCAACCTGCCGGTTCCCCCGGAACCGGTGATGTTCATGAAGGCGCCGTCGGCCATTTGCGGCCCGAACGACACCGTGATCATTCCCAAGAACAGCACCAAGCCGGATTGGGAAGTCGAGCTGGGCATCGTGATCGGCAAGAAGGCCCAGTATGTCGAGGAAGCCGACGCGCTGGATTATGTGGCGGGCTACTGCGTGGTCAACGACGTGTCCGAGCGGGCTTTCCAGATCGAGCGGTCCGGCCAGTGGGTGAAGGGCAAGAGCGCCGACACCTTCGGCCCGATCGGCCCCTGGATGGTCACCCGGGACGAGGTCCCCGACCCGCAGAAGCTGAAGCTGTGGCTGGAGATCGACGGCAAGCGGTTCCAGGACGGCACGACCGAGACCATGGTCTACGGCGTGCGGCACCTGGTGCATTACTGCAGCCAGTTCATGACCCTGCTGCCGGGCGACATCATCTCGACCGGCACGCCGCCGGGCGTCGGCATGGGGCAGAAGCCGCAGGTGTGGCTGAAGCCGGGCAACACCATGCGCCTGGGCGTCGAAGGTCTGGGCGAGCAGGTCCAGAAGGTCGAGGCCTACTCGGGCAAGTGA
- a CDS encoding 3'-5' exonuclease gives MRTLYVDTETSGVRNGPAGLVEIAVIDQDGTVLIDQLVNPMHPIAPFCTQIHGITDEMVAQAPTWDDIRPELTRILEGARFVAHNAQFDLTVVGEAAAGIAESTCTVSLCRAKLGYALKLSLAAERAGHVAAGPWHRAAADALACRTVHGWLETLPDLTAEERRAVRAGINREKAALKAARKAIDPRLQKVSRDRCPEPLRRGQPWTPEQDERLLRMWREGATVLDILELFLRTPVSIFARLVHLGVIEAIHNPYGTRLHEP, from the coding sequence ATGAGGACTCTCTACGTCGATACCGAAACCAGCGGGGTCAGGAACGGCCCCGCGGGCCTCGTGGAAATCGCGGTAATCGACCAGGACGGCACCGTCCTGATCGACCAGCTGGTCAACCCGATGCACCCGATCGCGCCGTTCTGCACCCAGATCCACGGCATTACCGACGAGATGGTCGCCCAAGCCCCCACCTGGGACGATATCCGCCCCGAGCTGACCCGCATCCTGGAGGGTGCCCGCTTCGTCGCCCACAACGCGCAGTTCGATTTGACCGTGGTCGGCGAAGCCGCGGCCGGCATCGCGGAGAGCACCTGCACGGTCAGTCTCTGCCGCGCCAAGCTGGGATACGCGCTCAAGCTGTCGCTCGCAGCCGAACGGGCCGGCCACGTGGCCGCCGGGCCGTGGCACCGGGCGGCGGCCGATGCGCTGGCCTGCCGCACCGTGCATGGCTGGCTGGAGACCCTGCCCGACCTGACGGCGGAGGAGCGGCGCGCCGTCCGCGCCGGGATCAATCGGGAGAAGGCCGCGCTCAAGGCGGCGCGCAAGGCGATCGACCCCCGCCTCCAGAAGGTCAGCCGCGACCGTTGCCCCGAGCCGCTGCGGCGTGGCCAGCCCTGGACTCCGGAACAGGACGAACGACTGCTCCGGATGTGGCGGGAGGGCGCCACGGTGCTGGACATCCTGGAACTGTTCCTGCGGACCCCGGTGTCGATCTTCGCCCGACTCGTCCACCTCGGTGTGATCGAGGCGATCCACAACCCCTACGGCACCCGCCTCCACGAACCCTGA
- a CDS encoding UxaA family hydrolase — MSDVQPLTIRLSAADNVVVARVNMLPGAPIGVGDVVCQGQVPRGHKVAIQPIAAGEPIRKYNQIIGFATVDIAPGDHVHVHNVEMHDFARDYAFGADVKPVDYVPEAERATFMGVKRANGKVGTRNYIGVLSSVNCSATVSRYIAAEFEKPGALDAFPNVDGVVAITHSTGCGMADSGEGYANLQRTLWGYARNPNFAGVLLVGLGCEVNQIDFLLEAYGIERGPMFQTMNIQGLGGTRRTIEFCRQRVMEMLPLANEFTRTPQPASELLVALQCGGSDGYSGISANPALGAAVDILVRHGGTAVLSETPEIYGAEHLLTRRAVSRKVGEKLVERIRWWEGYTARNGGEMNNNPSPGNKAGGLTTILEKSLGATAKGGTTNLVEVYKYAEPITAKGFVFMDTPGYDPASATGQVAGGANVVCFTTGRGSVSGFKPAPCIKLATNTTMYEHMEEDMDINCGTVADGLETVEQAGEKIFRKILEVASGTPTKSEAQGFGDNEFVPWQIGAVM, encoded by the coding sequence ATGTCCGATGTACAGCCGCTGACGATCCGTCTGAGCGCCGCGGACAATGTTGTGGTGGCGCGGGTCAACATGCTGCCGGGCGCGCCGATCGGCGTCGGCGACGTGGTGTGCCAGGGGCAGGTGCCGCGCGGGCACAAGGTCGCGATCCAGCCGATCGCGGCCGGCGAGCCGATCCGCAAGTACAACCAGATCATCGGCTTCGCGACGGTGGACATCGCCCCCGGCGACCATGTCCATGTCCATAACGTCGAGATGCACGACTTCGCGCGCGACTACGCGTTCGGCGCCGACGTCAAGCCGGTCGACTACGTGCCGGAGGCGGAGCGGGCGACCTTCATGGGCGTCAAGCGGGCCAACGGCAAGGTCGGCACGCGCAACTATATCGGCGTGCTGTCCAGCGTGAACTGCTCGGCCACCGTGTCGCGCTACATCGCGGCGGAGTTCGAGAAGCCCGGCGCGCTCGACGCCTTCCCCAACGTGGACGGCGTGGTCGCGATCACCCATTCCACCGGCTGCGGCATGGCCGACAGCGGGGAGGGCTATGCGAACCTTCAGCGGACGCTGTGGGGCTATGCGCGCAACCCCAACTTCGCCGGCGTGCTGCTGGTCGGGCTCGGGTGCGAGGTCAACCAGATCGACTTCCTGCTGGAAGCATACGGCATCGAGCGCGGGCCGATGTTCCAGACCATGAACATCCAGGGCCTGGGCGGTACGCGGCGGACCATCGAATTCTGCCGGCAGCGCGTGATGGAGATGCTGCCGCTGGCGAACGAATTCACCCGCACGCCGCAGCCGGCCAGCGAGTTGCTGGTCGCCTTGCAGTGCGGCGGGTCCGACGGCTATTCTGGGATTTCGGCCAACCCGGCGCTGGGGGCGGCGGTCGATATCCTGGTGCGCCACGGCGGCACCGCGGTGCTGAGCGAGACGCCGGAGATCTACGGCGCCGAGCACCTGCTGACCCGCCGCGCGGTCAGCCGCAAGGTCGGCGAGAAGCTGGTCGAACGCATCCGCTGGTGGGAGGGATATACCGCCCGCAACGGCGGCGAGATGAACAACAATCCTTCACCCGGCAACAAGGCCGGCGGGCTGACCACCATCCTGGAGAAGTCGCTGGGGGCGACCGCCAAGGGCGGCACCACCAACCTGGTGGAGGTCTACAAATACGCCGAGCCGATCACGGCCAAGGGCTTCGTTTTCATGGACACGCCCGGCTACGATCCGGCGTCGGCGACCGGCCAGGTCGCGGGCGGAGCGAACGTCGTGTGCTTCACGACCGGGCGCGGCTCGGTGTCTGGGTTCAAGCCGGCGCCTTGCATCAAGCTGGCGACCAACACGACCATGTACGAGCACATGGAAGAGGACATGGACATCAACTGCGGGACCGTCGCCGACGGGTTGGAGACGGTCGAGCAGGCTGGTGAGAAGATCTTCCGGAAAATTCTGGAAGTGGCGTCGGGTACGCCGACCAAGAGCGAGGCCCAGGGCTTCGGAGACAACGAGTTCGTGCCGTGGCAGATCGGCGCGGTAATGTGA
- a CDS encoding alpha/beta fold hydrolase yields MNEWISRARAACVAIAMGAAPALADHDGDAPHRRFELGDFQLENGQVIENGFLTYVTHGTLNEQGSNAVLVLPALMATHHRHDFLIGPGKALDPEKLFIIAADTLGNGRAISPSNSGTQPGISFPQFSIRDMVAAQHRLVTEGLGLERLLAVVGLSMGGMQAYQWAVSYPDTMAAIVPIVSMGRTSPWVTAIWESQRQAIMADATWAGGDYVDQPTQGLRAAAAALEVWTRHWDGLDRQFEDNGAVIEWLDARTAETAKAWDANDFIYQTRAEDLHDIAAGGDYAAAFRRIQARALLMPGTRDLLHPAADARFAAKHIPRAVLVEIESDQGHMASGVVAKDIEFVNDTIRRFLNEVLSDLVKI; encoded by the coding sequence ATGAACGAATGGATCAGCCGGGCGCGGGCCGCCTGCGTCGCCATTGCGATGGGAGCGGCGCCGGCGCTCGCCGATCACGACGGCGATGCGCCGCACCGGCGCTTCGAGCTGGGCGATTTCCAGCTGGAGAACGGACAGGTCATCGAGAACGGTTTCCTGACATATGTAACCCACGGGACGCTGAACGAGCAGGGCAGCAACGCCGTCCTGGTGCTCCCGGCGCTGATGGCGACCCATCACCGGCACGATTTCCTGATCGGGCCGGGCAAGGCGCTGGACCCGGAAAAGCTCTTCATCATCGCGGCGGACACGCTGGGCAACGGCCGCGCGATCTCGCCCAGCAACAGCGGGACCCAGCCCGGCATCTCGTTTCCCCAGTTCTCGATCCGAGACATGGTCGCCGCCCAGCACCGGCTGGTGACCGAAGGGCTCGGACTGGAGCGGCTGCTGGCGGTCGTCGGCCTGTCCATGGGCGGCATGCAGGCGTACCAGTGGGCCGTCAGCTATCCTGATACCATGGCGGCGATCGTGCCGATCGTGTCCATGGGCCGCACCTCGCCCTGGGTCACCGCCATCTGGGAGAGCCAGCGGCAGGCGATCATGGCCGACGCCACCTGGGCGGGCGGCGACTATGTCGATCAGCCGACGCAAGGGCTGCGCGCCGCGGCGGCGGCCCTGGAGGTCTGGACCCGGCACTGGGACGGCCTGGACCGCCAATTCGAGGATAACGGCGCGGTGATCGAGTGGCTGGACGCCCGCACCGCCGAGACGGCCAAGGCGTGGGATGCCAACGACTTCATCTATCAGACCCGGGCCGAGGACCTGCACGACATCGCCGCCGGCGGCGACTATGCGGCGGCGTTCCGCAGGATCCAGGCGCGGGCGCTGCTGATGCCCGGAACCCGCGACCTGCTGCACCCGGCGGCGGACGCCCGGTTCGCCGCGAAGCACATTCCGAGGGCCGTCCTGGTCGAGATCGAGTCGGACCAGGGTCACATGGCGAGCGGCGTGGTTGCCAAGGACATCGAGTTCGTTAACGATACGATCAGGCGGTTCCTCAACGAGGTGCTGAGCGACCTCGTCAAGATATGA
- a CDS encoding dipeptidase — protein sequence MLSVAPVLDHLDHDFDAAVGRLCDLLRIRSVSTDPAYAGETRQAAQWLAGQLTGMGFEASLRDTPGHPMVVAHHPGPENATGPHLLYYGHYDVQPPEPLELWNSPPFEPTVVDARHGKRVVARGAVDDKGQVMTFIEAFRAWHAVHGTMPARITVLLEGEEETGSPNLVPFLEANKAELDADVCVVTDTNSWNIETPAITYMLRGMLYLEVTLHGPSHDLHSGMYGGAVLNPNNALVRILGQIHDEAGRVQFPGFYDDVVPLTEAEREQWRGLGFEEAGFLAGVGLKTPRGEEGWSTLERVWARPTCDINGIWGGYTGAGSKTVIPAHASAKFSCRLVAGQDPKRILAGIREFLDARTPADCRWEIKTFGNSPAIKVPAEQPLMRKAMAGLADIYGKPPVLIGSGGSIPVVGYIQRILGFDSILVGFGLEDDLIHSPNEKFELKCYRNGMRSHAAILARMAEV from the coding sequence ATGCTTTCCGTCGCTCCCGTGCTGGACCATCTCGACCATGACTTCGACGCCGCCGTGGGCCGGCTCTGCGATCTGCTGCGCATCCGCAGCGTCAGCACGGACCCGGCCTATGCGGGCGAGACGCGGCAGGCGGCCCAATGGCTGGCCGGCCAGCTGACCGGCATGGGCTTCGAGGCGAGTTTGCGCGACACGCCCGGCCACCCGATGGTGGTGGCGCACCATCCCGGCCCGGAGAACGCCACCGGGCCTCACCTGCTCTATTACGGCCACTACGACGTGCAGCCGCCCGAGCCGCTGGAACTGTGGAACAGCCCGCCGTTCGAGCCGACCGTCGTGGACGCCAGGCACGGCAAGCGGGTGGTCGCGCGGGGTGCCGTGGACGACAAGGGCCAGGTGATGACCTTCATCGAGGCGTTCCGCGCGTGGCATGCCGTCCATGGGACGATGCCGGCGCGGATCACCGTCCTGCTGGAGGGCGAGGAGGAGACCGGCAGCCCCAACCTCGTCCCCTTCCTGGAGGCGAACAAGGCGGAGCTGGACGCCGATGTCTGCGTGGTGACAGACACCAACAGCTGGAACATCGAGACGCCGGCGATCACCTACATGCTGCGTGGCATGCTCTACCTGGAGGTGACGCTGCACGGGCCGAGCCATGACCTGCATTCCGGCATGTATGGCGGCGCCGTGCTGAACCCCAACAACGCCCTGGTGCGAATCCTGGGGCAGATCCACGACGAAGCCGGGCGCGTGCAGTTCCCCGGATTCTACGACGACGTGGTTCCGCTGACAGAGGCGGAGCGGGAGCAGTGGCGCGGCCTCGGCTTCGAAGAGGCGGGTTTCCTGGCAGGAGTCGGCCTGAAGACTCCCCGCGGCGAGGAAGGCTGGAGCACGCTGGAGCGGGTCTGGGCGCGGCCGACCTGCGACATCAACGGCATATGGGGCGGCTACACCGGGGCGGGATCAAAGACGGTGATCCCGGCCCACGCCTCGGCCAAGTTCAGCTGCCGGCTGGTCGCGGGGCAGGACCCGAAAAGAATCCTGGCGGGCATCAGGGAGTTCCTGGACGCCCGGACCCCGGCCGATTGCCGGTGGGAGATCAAAACCTTCGGCAACTCGCCCGCGATCAAGGTTCCGGCGGAGCAGCCGCTGATGCGGAAAGCCATGGCGGGGCTGGCCGATATCTACGGCAAGCCGCCGGTGCTGATCGGGTCGGGCGGGTCGATCCCGGTCGTCGGCTACATCCAGCGTATCCTGGGGTTCGACAGCATCCTGGTCGGCTTCGGCCTGGAGGACGACCTTATCCATTCGCCGAACGAGAAGTTCGAGCTGAAATGCTACCGAAACGGCATGCGCTCCCACGCCGCCATCCTGGCGCGGATGGCCGAGGTCTGA
- a CDS encoding GAF domain-containing protein has product MNRRDWTYQSVLVQIRRETEAPGDIAMPAETFLPPAADLPKAEIYGDLKSQLAGLMAGETDLIANAANMAAVIYHGLPELNWAGFYFMKDGGLVLGPFQGKPACIRIPVGKGVCGTAAEQGVSQVVPDVHAFPGHIACDAASRSELVVPIAVDGRVIGVLDLDSPVPGRFDEEDRAGCEALVAVLVDHIR; this is encoded by the coding sequence ATGAACCGGCGCGACTGGACATACCAGTCCGTCCTGGTCCAGATTAGACGGGAAACCGAAGCGCCTGGGGACATCGCGATGCCGGCCGAAACCTTCCTGCCTCCCGCGGCCGATCTGCCGAAGGCGGAGATCTATGGGGATCTCAAGTCCCAGCTTGCCGGGCTGATGGCGGGCGAGACGGACCTGATCGCCAACGCCGCCAACATGGCGGCCGTGATCTATCACGGGCTGCCGGAACTCAACTGGGCCGGTTTCTATTTCATGAAGGACGGCGGGCTGGTGCTGGGGCCGTTCCAGGGGAAGCCGGCCTGCATCCGGATTCCGGTCGGCAAGGGGGTCTGCGGCACGGCGGCCGAGCAGGGCGTCAGCCAAGTGGTGCCCGATGTCCATGCTTTCCCCGGACACATCGCCTGCGACGCGGCCTCGCGGTCGGAGCTGGTGGTGCCGATCGCGGTGGACGGCCGGGTGATCGGGGTGCTGGACCTGGACAGCCCGGTGCCGGGACGGTTCGACGAGGAAGACAGGGCCGGGTGCGAGGCTTTGGTCGCGGTGCTTGTCGACCATATAAGGTAA
- a CDS encoding ABC transporter ATP-binding protein, producing MLRVESIETFYGTSQVLFGLSLEVGTGEVVTLLGRNGMGKTTTVRSVMGLTPPRAGTVSFDGSVISGLPSFRVAQAGLGLVPEGRQIFANLTVRENLVATARPGPWDLGGIHELFPRLRERGGNMGNQLSGGEQQMLAIGRALMTNPRLMILDEATAGLAPLIRQEIWHCLDRLKAAGQSILLIDKNIEPMLRLADRHYVIEKGRVVWSGTSPELAAKPEIRHRYLGV from the coding sequence ATGCTGAGGGTCGAGAGCATCGAAACCTTCTACGGCACCAGCCAGGTCCTGTTCGGCCTGTCGCTAGAGGTCGGCACCGGCGAGGTGGTGACCCTGCTGGGTCGGAACGGCATGGGCAAGACCACGACGGTCCGGTCGGTCATGGGCCTGACGCCGCCGCGGGCGGGGACCGTCAGCTTCGACGGGTCGGTGATCTCCGGCCTGCCGTCGTTCCGGGTGGCGCAGGCCGGGCTCGGGCTGGTGCCCGAGGGTCGGCAGATCTTCGCCAACCTGACGGTGCGGGAGAACCTGGTCGCGACGGCGCGGCCCGGCCCCTGGGACCTGGGAGGCATCCACGAGCTGTTCCCCCGGCTGCGGGAGCGCGGCGGGAACATGGGCAACCAGCTTTCCGGCGGCGAGCAGCAGATGCTGGCGATCGGGCGGGCGCTGATGACCAACCCGCGCCTGATGATCCTGGACGAGGCGACGGCGGGGCTTGCGCCCCTGATCCGGCAGGAGATCTGGCACTGCCTGGACCGGCTGAAGGCGGCCGGGCAATCGATCCTTCTGATCGACAAGAACATCGAACCGATGCTCCGGCTGGCCGACCGCCATTACGTGATCGAAAAGGGCAGGGTGGTGTGGTCCGGCACCTCGCCCGAGCTGGCCGCCAAGCCCGAGATCCGCCACCGTTACCTGGGCGTCTGA
- a CDS encoding HlyD family secretion protein — translation MQRQIADLQQQEREAAKEYDFRLGQLELDRLNLERRRATEQGAIDNRIRQIEIQLQIMQRNRQGIDEDLANARQDLGVRQQLYAMRDIPQVELQRAQTRVSDLQRAQVNAESDIQNVRLALETARGERVQMAQTFSQSRLENEIENLKSARQRDQALIRDRIDELTNRLLESRTLVPGVRYDGEKALYSSVVDGVVTAVHVQRGTIINPGMPMFTMVRNTAPLEAHVLIKNRDIGRIRRGQRVQIKYFAYPGDDYGVQNGIVADIAAKPDSQPGGQSMYQVKVALERETVTGLNGVTKTLEIGLEGTAEIKTGEKRLIEILFAPASRFFQKEE, via the coding sequence ATGCAGCGCCAGATCGCCGACCTGCAGCAGCAGGAGCGGGAAGCGGCCAAGGAGTACGATTTCCGCCTGGGACAGCTGGAATTGGACCGGCTGAACCTGGAGCGGCGCCGCGCCACCGAGCAGGGGGCGATCGACAACCGCATCCGCCAGATCGAGATCCAGCTCCAGATCATGCAGCGGAACCGCCAGGGCATCGACGAGGACTTGGCGAACGCCCGGCAGGACCTGGGTGTCCGGCAGCAGCTCTATGCCATGCGCGACATTCCGCAGGTCGAGCTTCAGCGCGCCCAGACCCGGGTCAGCGACCTTCAGCGCGCCCAGGTGAACGCGGAATCCGACATACAGAACGTCAGGCTGGCGCTGGAGACGGCGCGGGGCGAGCGGGTCCAGATGGCGCAGACCTTCTCCCAGTCCCGGCTGGAGAACGAGATCGAGAACCTGAAGAGCGCCAGGCAGCGCGACCAGGCACTGATCCGCGACCGTATCGACGAGTTGACCAACCGCCTGCTGGAGTCCCGCACGCTGGTTCCGGGCGTCCGCTACGACGGGGAGAAGGCGCTCTACAGCAGCGTCGTGGACGGCGTGGTCACGGCGGTCCATGTCCAGCGCGGCACGATCATCAATCCGGGCATGCCGATGTTCACCATGGTGCGGAACACGGCGCCGCTGGAAGCCCATGTGCTGATCAAGAACCGCGACATCGGCCGGATCAGGCGCGGCCAGCGGGTGCAGATCAAGTATTTCGCTTATCCAGGTGACGATTACGGCGTTCAGAACGGCATCGTCGCGGACATCGCGGCCAAGCCGGACAGTCAGCCAGGCGGGCAGTCCATGTACCAGGTCAAGGTGGCGCTGGAACGCGAGACGGTGACCGGGCTGAACGGCGTGACCAAGACCCTGGAAATCGGCCTGGAGGGTACCGCGGAGATCAAGACTGGGGAGAAGCGCCTGATCGAGATCCTGTTCGCCCCGGCCTCCCGGTTCTTCCAGAAGGAGGAGTGA